A part of Melittangium boletus DSM 14713 genomic DNA contains:
- a CDS encoding myxosortase-dependent M36 family metallopeptidase, protein MRRLFTHLSSLALVLTGTGATARSLPHYEAIQDAKPSFRATAGFESAVGASPRVAHRDERRGTPSFVWVNKSVDMAQRAQFARMAPERAALAQLEENAALYGLKSFKDTGAKVASVSRNARGVTVVTLAQDVDGVEVFRQSLKLLLNANNELVAISGTLSPHVSSSTSRARTPFRLEASEAIARAYQDLTGNTLDASLLEALRPESGDDDPYTHYRLASYARPLSEALIIPARARRVLYPMPDALVPAYYLELNTGSVRHTDSDYYAYVVSALDGRLLSRINLTAHADFSYRVWADTTPPYTPKDGPSGNGATPHPTGTPGTYLPPPFEAQSLITLQNVPFSRNDPWLPTGAVETTGNNVDAYGDLTAPDGYNNGDLRPMVTAPGVFDRTFTFDEQPYANATQVAATTTQLFFVNNWLHDWFYDSGFDEASGNAQSTNYGRGGREKDPIAAQAQDYSGRNNANMSTPADGASPRMQMYIFDNRNAHVTALGPDSVAGEYKAGVAGSFGPSVFDVTAEVVLANDGTAPTADACTPLTNGAEVSGKIAFIDRGSCDFTAKVMNAQNAGAVGVIIADNVDGPVVNLGGESTTVTIPTLRITRASGNKLRATIPGLTARLQRLAVINLDGTIDNAIVAHEWGHYISNRLVQNSAGLVNNQGRSMGEGWGDFHALLMIARAEDINVPSNANWNGAYGAADYATRGSSEDSTFFGIRRVTYSADMAKNALTFRHIVNGQPLPTSAPISNSGGVNSEVHNSGEIWATMLWECYVSLLRAHPFAEAQSRMKSYLVNGYKMTPAAPTFLEARDAVIAAAMANDPADGDRFWRAFARRGAGVGAVAPDRYSTTHEGVVESFTVGADLAIVSLSLSDDVAATSCDQDGVLDNGETGRLRIVVRNTGSQPATRATATVLSSSKGVSVGHGGAVTFPTIPVGGTVEAYIPVSLNGAATAQRVDILVAARDEQQAIPGDRTLGLSVRANYNESPHSSAKEGVDALNLPWTVEHDAALADSDFGVVTFNADLNRAFFGPNEGAPSDLRLITPNLQVGTGPFTLTFRQAYDFEQDTSVTPPDYYDGAVIELTEDNGQTWVDIGGPLYKGELYNDPVGYPTNKNPLKGRQAIVGQTTDFPAFITSTLDLGTTYAGKTVRIRFRIGSDNGAAATGWLLDDLEFTGITNTPFTILAEQPAACVRNRPPVASAGADQTVNERTAVTLTGTAYDPNNDPLSYSWTQLSGPPATLSGTDTLKATFTAPEVTQDSDLVFHLAVSDGTDTTTSTVTVHVRNVNRAPTANAGLDGTVDEHASYTLSGSASDEDNDTLTYRWFQTAGTPVALSNANTLTASFVAPEITLDETLTFTLWVSDGTASVEDSVNVTVRNVNRAPVVNVSNKRVEQDTQVTLSAQASDPDGDPLTYNWTQKSGPPVTLTGANTLTPSFTAPSVTADTELTFELTVSDGSDTSKATAIVTVVQGNVPNDPPTANAGLDGTVEERASYTLMGSASDLDGDTLTYRWFQTAGTPVALSNANTLTASFIAPEVATSETLTFTLWVSDGKASAEDSVNVTVNNVNRAPTVQVSDVIAQERTTVQLHAIASDPDGDGLTYSWTQLSGPPVTLTGQDTARPTFAAGDVNADTDFTFQVSVSDGAASVTGDVKVTVRNENRAPTAVAGDAVTVDSGATFQLNGGASSDPDGDALTYAWTQVGGPWATIQGATTATPSITAPALETDTELRFSLVVNDGVVSSQPSIVSVTVKGAPKDGGGNGDGNGGGDDDDNGGGCSATGAGMPVSMLGLGLLGLLRRRRMN, encoded by the coding sequence GTGAGAAGGCTGTTTACACATCTGTCGAGTCTGGCGTTGGTGCTGACCGGCACTGGCGCCACTGCCCGCTCCCTGCCGCACTATGAAGCGATCCAGGACGCCAAGCCCTCGTTCCGGGCGACCGCCGGCTTCGAGTCGGCCGTTGGCGCGAGCCCCCGCGTCGCCCATCGGGACGAGCGCCGGGGAACGCCCTCGTTCGTCTGGGTCAACAAGAGCGTGGACATGGCCCAGCGCGCCCAGTTCGCGCGCATGGCGCCCGAGCGGGCCGCGCTGGCCCAGCTCGAGGAGAACGCCGCGCTCTACGGCCTGAAGTCCTTCAAGGACACGGGCGCGAAGGTGGCGTCCGTCAGCCGCAACGCGCGGGGGGTGACGGTCGTCACGCTCGCGCAGGATGTCGACGGCGTCGAGGTCTTCCGCCAGTCGCTCAAGTTGCTGCTCAACGCGAACAACGAGCTGGTGGCCATCTCCGGCACGCTGTCCCCGCATGTGTCCTCGAGCACCTCCCGCGCGCGCACCCCCTTCCGGCTGGAGGCCTCCGAGGCCATCGCCCGGGCCTATCAGGACCTGACCGGCAACACCCTGGACGCGAGCCTGCTCGAGGCGCTGCGCCCCGAGTCCGGTGACGACGATCCCTACACGCACTACCGGCTGGCCTCCTACGCGCGGCCCCTCAGCGAGGCGCTGATCATCCCGGCACGTGCCCGGCGGGTGCTCTACCCGATGCCGGACGCGCTGGTGCCCGCCTACTACCTGGAGCTCAACACCGGGAGCGTGAGGCACACGGACTCGGACTACTACGCCTACGTGGTGTCGGCGCTGGACGGGCGGCTGCTCTCGCGCATCAACCTCACGGCGCACGCGGACTTCTCCTACCGCGTCTGGGCGGACACCACGCCGCCCTACACCCCCAAGGATGGACCCTCGGGCAACGGCGCCACGCCGCACCCCACGGGCACGCCGGGCACCTACCTCCCGCCCCCGTTCGAGGCCCAGTCCCTGATCACCCTGCAGAACGTGCCCTTCAGCCGCAATGATCCCTGGCTGCCGACTGGCGCCGTGGAGACCACGGGCAACAACGTGGATGCCTACGGGGACCTGACCGCGCCGGACGGCTACAACAACGGCGACCTGCGCCCCATGGTCACCGCGCCGGGCGTGTTCGACCGCACGTTCACGTTCGACGAGCAGCCCTACGCCAACGCGACGCAGGTCGCCGCGACCACCACGCAGCTGTTCTTCGTGAACAACTGGCTGCACGACTGGTTCTACGACTCGGGCTTCGACGAGGCCTCCGGCAACGCGCAGAGCACCAACTACGGCCGCGGCGGACGGGAGAAGGATCCCATCGCGGCGCAGGCGCAGGACTACAGCGGCCGCAACAACGCGAACATGAGCACGCCGGCGGACGGTGCGTCCCCGCGCATGCAGATGTACATCTTCGACAACAGGAACGCGCACGTCACGGCGCTCGGGCCGGACAGCGTCGCGGGTGAGTACAAGGCGGGCGTGGCGGGCAGCTTCGGCCCGTCGGTGTTCGACGTGACGGCCGAGGTGGTGCTCGCCAATGACGGCACGGCGCCGACCGCCGACGCCTGCACCCCGCTGACCAACGGCGCGGAGGTGAGCGGGAAGATCGCCTTCATCGATCGCGGCTCGTGTGACTTCACCGCCAAGGTGATGAACGCGCAGAACGCGGGCGCCGTCGGCGTCATCATCGCGGACAACGTGGACGGCCCCGTGGTGAACCTGGGCGGCGAGTCCACCACCGTCACCATCCCCACGCTGCGCATCACGCGGGCGAGCGGCAACAAGCTGCGGGCCACCATCCCCGGGCTCACCGCGCGGCTCCAGCGCCTGGCCGTCATCAACCTCGATGGCACGATCGACAACGCCATCGTGGCGCACGAGTGGGGCCACTACATCAGCAACCGGCTCGTGCAGAACTCCGCCGGCCTGGTCAACAACCAGGGCCGCTCCATGGGCGAGGGCTGGGGAGACTTCCACGCCCTGCTGATGATCGCGCGCGCGGAGGACATCAACGTCCCCTCCAACGCCAACTGGAACGGTGCCTACGGCGCGGCCGACTACGCCACGCGGGGCTCGTCCGAGGACAGCACCTTCTTCGGCATCCGCCGCGTCACCTACTCGGCGGACATGGCCAAGAACGCGCTCACCTTCCGGCACATCGTCAACGGCCAGCCCCTGCCCACCTCGGCGCCCATCTCCAACAGCGGCGGCGTCAACTCGGAGGTCCACAACTCGGGTGAGATCTGGGCCACCATGCTGTGGGAGTGCTACGTGTCGCTCTTGCGCGCGCACCCCTTCGCGGAGGCGCAGTCGCGCATGAAGAGCTACCTGGTCAACGGCTACAAGATGACGCCCGCCGCCCCCACCTTCCTGGAGGCGCGTGACGCGGTCATCGCGGCGGCCATGGCGAACGATCCGGCGGATGGAGACCGCTTCTGGCGCGCGTTCGCCCGGCGCGGCGCGGGCGTGGGCGCGGTGGCCCCGGACCGCTACTCCACCACCCACGAGGGCGTGGTCGAGAGCTTCACCGTGGGCGCGGACCTCGCCATCGTCTCCCTGTCCCTCTCGGATGACGTCGCCGCCACGTCCTGCGACCAGGACGGCGTCCTCGACAACGGCGAGACGGGCCGCCTGCGCATCGTCGTGCGCAACACCGGCTCGCAGCCGGCCACCCGGGCCACCGCCACCGTGCTCTCCAGCAGCAAGGGCGTGTCGGTGGGCCATGGCGGCGCGGTGACCTTCCCCACCATTCCCGTGGGCGGAACCGTCGAGGCGTACATCCCCGTGTCGCTCAATGGCGCCGCCACGGCCCAGCGGGTGGACATCCTCGTCGCCGCGCGGGACGAGCAGCAGGCCATTCCGGGAGACCGGACGCTCGGCTTGTCCGTGAGGGCCAACTACAATGAGTCGCCCCACTCCAGCGCCAAGGAAGGGGTGGACGCCCTCAACCTGCCGTGGACCGTGGAGCACGACGCGGCCCTGGCCGACTCGGACTTCGGCGTGGTGACGTTCAACGCCGATCTCAACCGGGCCTTCTTCGGGCCGAACGAGGGCGCGCCGAGCGACCTGCGCCTCATCACCCCCAACCTCCAGGTGGGCACCGGGCCGTTCACCCTCACGTTCCGTCAGGCGTATGACTTCGAGCAGGACACCTCGGTCACGCCGCCGGACTACTACGACGGCGCCGTCATCGAGCTGACCGAGGACAACGGCCAGACGTGGGTGGACATCGGCGGCCCGCTGTACAAGGGCGAGCTGTACAACGACCCGGTGGGCTACCCGACCAACAAGAACCCGCTCAAGGGCCGCCAGGCCATCGTGGGACAGACCACGGACTTCCCCGCCTTCATCACCTCCACGCTGGACCTGGGGACGACCTACGCGGGCAAGACGGTGCGCATCCGCTTCCGCATCGGCTCGGACAACGGCGCCGCGGCGACGGGCTGGTTGCTGGACGATCTCGAGTTCACCGGCATCACCAACACGCCCTTCACCATCCTCGCCGAGCAGCCCGCGGCGTGCGTGAGGAACCGGCCCCCGGTGGCGTCCGCTGGAGCGGACCAGACGGTGAACGAGCGCACGGCCGTGACGCTCACGGGCACGGCCTACGATCCGAACAACGATCCGCTCTCCTATAGCTGGACGCAGCTGTCCGGCCCGCCGGCGACGCTCTCGGGCACCGACACGCTCAAGGCCACCTTCACCGCTCCCGAGGTGACGCAGGACTCGGACCTGGTGTTCCACCTGGCCGTGTCCGATGGGACCGACACGACCACCAGCACCGTGACCGTGCACGTGCGCAACGTGAACCGGGCGCCCACCGCCAACGCGGGCCTGGATGGCACCGTGGATGAGCACGCCAGCTACACGCTGTCGGGCTCGGCGTCGGACGAGGACAACGACACCCTCACCTACCGCTGGTTCCAGACGGCGGGCACGCCCGTGGCCCTGTCCAACGCCAACACCCTGACCGCCTCGTTCGTCGCTCCGGAAATCACCCTGGACGAGACGCTCACCTTCACCCTGTGGGTGAGCGACGGCACGGCGAGCGTCGAGGACTCGGTGAACGTGACGGTGCGCAACGTCAACCGCGCGCCCGTGGTGAACGTGTCCAACAAGCGCGTCGAGCAAGACACCCAGGTGACGCTCTCCGCCCAGGCCTCGGACCCGGACGGGGACCCGCTCACCTACAACTGGACGCAGAAGTCCGGCCCGCCGGTGACCCTCACGGGAGCGAACACGCTCACGCCGTCCTTCACCGCGCCCAGCGTGACGGCCGACACCGAGCTCACCTTCGAGCTGACCGTCTCCGACGGCTCGGACACCAGCAAGGCCACCGCCATCGTGACGGTCGTCCAGGGCAACGTCCCCAACGATCCGCCCACCGCCAACGCGGGCCTGGACGGCACCGTGGAGGAGCGCGCCAGCTACACGCTGATGGGCTCGGCGAGCGACCTGGACGGTGACACCCTCACCTACCGGTGGTTCCAGACGGCGGGCACGCCCGTGGCCCTGTCCAACGCCAACACCCTGACCGCCTCGTTCATCGCGCCCGAGGTGGCGACCAGCGAGACGCTCACCTTCACCCTGTGGGTGAGCGACGGCAAGGCGAGCGCCGAGGACTCGGTGAACGTGACGGTGAACAACGTCAACCGCGCGCCCACGGTGCAGGTGTCCGACGTGATCGCGCAGGAGCGCACCACGGTCCAGCTGCACGCCATCGCCTCGGATCCGGACGGCGACGGGCTCACCTACAGCTGGACGCAGCTGTCCGGCCCGCCGGTGACCCTCACGGGCCAGGACACCGCTCGCCCCACGTTCGCGGCCGGGGACGTCAACGCCGACACGGACTTCACCTTCCAGGTGAGCGTGAGCGACGGCGCGGCCTCCGTGACGGGTGACGTGAAGGTGACCGTGCGCAACGAGAATCGCGCGCCCACGGCCGTCGCGGGTGACGCGGTGACGGTCGACTCCGGCGCGACGTTCCAGCTCAACGGCGGCGCCAGCTCGGATCCCGACGGTGACGCCCTGACCTACGCGTGGACGCAGGTGGGCGGTCCCTGGGCGACGATCCAGGGGGCGACCACCGCCACCCCGAGCATCACCGCTCCAGCGCTGGAGACGGACACCGAGCTGCGCTTCAGCCTCGTCGTGAATGACGGCGTGGTGTCGAGCCAGCCCTCCATCGTCTCCGTCACCGTGAAGGGCGCCCCGAAGGACGGCGGCGGCAACGGTGATGGCAACGGCGGTGGTGATGACGATGACAACGGTGGCGGCTGCTCGGCCACCGGCGCGGGCATGCCGGTGAGCATGCTCGGTCTGGGCCTGCTCGGCCTGCTGCGCCGCCGTCGGATGAACTGA
- the tmk gene encoding dTMP kinase codes for MFIDFEGIDGSGKTTLSNLLAARLSRLGYKVAHAREGGELRSPIARRIRELTRDSTLLEMGPRTEFFLNLARDAQQLEEVIIPSLARGEVCISDRYLYSQLALTGGGRGLSPGSLAAPCELASQGVWPDLVILVDVEPELARLRKRLGKSQSGRAADSDSRKGLAGAGLAVRMRESFREMARKDPSRWIVIENNDVPLHVLEQQLVDAVVTRLQGRKSAPPPPLAPRAAAPVPRTLDEVEEHFLRALDEVETREPQLAVWLLGGLPGFAAHQRRLSSVERFPGLTVRSLIGLEDEPAWALRELLAEVVPRDVAASLGVSHAPQAMALRRRLCTEAPAEVLSGLKFNDSAEAWSLREWALREGHLSNVLCGLAGLEDDTAWGLRELGVSRGLYADVARGLAGLTSERADSLRQTLLGHARLAVLRSTDGLDTPFARRLRGALENKARKVVLRSLTGLDTAEAWALRERGAPLTKEALDSVDGMDDSRAWRLREAFVRRWPCTVVSSLRGLPLTERVETLVLHALELTGSRLPVLHKAYGLVATAHAATLPRERLMPRTQDGDPAQPTL; via the coding sequence GTGTTCATCGACTTCGAAGGCATCGACGGCAGCGGCAAGACGACCTTGTCCAACCTCCTCGCGGCGCGGCTCTCCCGCCTGGGCTACAAGGTCGCGCACGCGCGCGAGGGAGGCGAGCTGCGCTCCCCCATCGCCCGGCGCATCCGCGAGCTCACCCGCGACTCCACCCTGCTGGAAATGGGCCCGCGCACCGAGTTCTTCCTCAACCTCGCGCGCGACGCGCAGCAGCTCGAGGAGGTCATCATCCCCTCGCTCGCGCGCGGCGAGGTGTGCATCAGCGATCGCTACCTCTACTCGCAACTGGCCCTCACGGGCGGCGGACGAGGGCTGTCCCCCGGTTCGCTCGCGGCGCCGTGTGAGCTGGCCTCGCAGGGCGTGTGGCCGGATCTGGTCATCCTGGTGGACGTGGAGCCGGAGCTGGCGCGGCTGCGCAAGCGCCTGGGCAAGAGCCAGAGCGGACGCGCCGCGGACTCCGACAGCCGCAAGGGGCTGGCCGGCGCGGGGCTGGCGGTGCGCATGCGCGAGTCCTTCCGGGAGATGGCCCGGAAGGATCCCTCGCGGTGGATCGTCATCGAGAACAACGACGTCCCCCTGCACGTGCTGGAGCAGCAGCTGGTGGACGCGGTGGTGACGAGGCTCCAGGGCCGCAAGAGCGCGCCCCCTCCCCCTCTCGCGCCACGGGCCGCCGCGCCCGTGCCGAGGACCCTGGACGAGGTGGAGGAGCACTTCCTGCGGGCCCTGGACGAGGTGGAGACGCGCGAGCCCCAGCTCGCGGTGTGGTTGCTCGGAGGGCTGCCCGGATTCGCCGCGCATCAGCGGCGGCTGTCCTCCGTGGAGCGCTTCCCGGGCCTCACGGTGCGCAGCCTCATCGGCCTGGAGGACGAGCCGGCCTGGGCCCTGCGGGAGCTGCTGGCGGAAGTGGTCCCCCGGGACGTGGCCGCGAGCCTGGGCGTCAGCCACGCCCCCCAGGCCATGGCCCTGCGCCGGCGCCTGTGCACCGAGGCCCCCGCGGAAGTGCTCTCGGGCCTCAAATTCAACGACTCGGCCGAGGCCTGGTCCCTGCGCGAGTGGGCCCTGCGCGAGGGGCACCTGTCGAACGTGCTGTGCGGACTGGCCGGGCTGGAGGACGACACCGCCTGGGGCCTGCGCGAGCTGGGCGTCAGCCGGGGCCTGTACGCGGATGTGGCGCGCGGCCTGGCCGGCCTGACCTCCGAGCGGGCGGACAGCCTGCGCCAGACACTGCTCGGGCATGCCCGGCTGGCGGTGCTGCGCAGCACCGATGGCCTCGATACACCCTTCGCGCGCCGGTTGCGCGGCGCGCTCGAGAACAAGGCCCGCAAGGTGGTGCTGCGCTCGCTCACCGGGCTCGACACGGCCGAGGCCTGGGCCCTGCGCGAGCGCGGCGCCCCCCTGACGAAGGAGGCCCTGGACTCGGTGGACGGCATGGACGACTCGCGCGCCTGGCGGTTGCGCGAGGCCTTCGTGCGGCGCTGGCCGTGCACGGTGGTGTCCTCGCTGCGAGGCCTGCCCCTCACGGAACGTGTGGAGACCCTCGTCCTTCATGCGCTGGAGCTGACAGGCAGCCGTCTGCCCGTGTTGCACAAGGCCTACGGGCTCGTCGCCACCGCTCACGCTGCTACACTGCCGCGTGAACGGCTGATGCCGAGGACGCAAGACGGCGACCCCGCTCAGCCCACGCTCTGA
- a CDS encoding VTC domain-containing protein, which translates to MIQFAEGDVTKLRREFKLILGRDAALALCARLSGSIDAAPPAPTRITSVYFDKPGYPLTLRSLRTPMDCLKVRTKEYAPDLGASGVERVVLEVKRERHGVTQKRRVWVPRAELGRALCGGVRLLPLIAGGSLSPVLAVTYQRHVYQCAQSWRVTVDREIGFHRVTAALALGQRTLSAERLGEPLVRDERVVVEVKHLGAELPEWLSALNPGRKPAYSKFAEGMARIHEFVADRIAEG; encoded by the coding sequence ATGATCCAGTTCGCGGAAGGAGATGTCACCAAGCTGCGCCGGGAGTTCAAGCTGATCCTCGGACGGGATGCCGCGCTGGCCTTGTGCGCGAGGCTGTCCGGCTCGATCGACGCCGCGCCCCCCGCGCCCACGCGCATCACCTCGGTGTACTTCGACAAACCGGGCTATCCGCTCACCCTGCGCTCGCTGCGCACGCCCATGGACTGTCTCAAGGTCCGCACCAAGGAGTACGCGCCGGACCTGGGTGCCTCCGGCGTGGAGCGCGTGGTGCTGGAGGTCAAACGCGAGCGCCATGGCGTCACCCAGAAGCGCCGGGTATGGGTGCCACGCGCCGAGCTGGGCCGGGCACTGTGCGGCGGCGTGCGCTTGTTGCCGCTCATCGCCGGAGGCAGCTTGTCGCCCGTGTTGGCGGTGACCTATCAGCGGCACGTGTATCAGTGTGCCCAGTCGTGGCGGGTGACGGTGGACCGGGAGATCGGCTTCCACCGGGTGACGGCCGCCCTGGCGCTCGGCCAGAGGACGCTGAGCGCGGAGCGGCTGGGAGAACCCCTCGTGAGGGACGAGCGCGTGGTGGTGGAGGTGAAGCACCTGGGAGCGGAGCTGCCCGAGTGGCTCTCGGCGCTCAACCCGGGCCGCAAACCGGCGTACAGCAAGTTCGCCGAGGGCATGGCGAGGATTCACGAATTCGTCGCGGATCGCATCGCGGAGGGCTAG
- a CDS encoding DUF4956 domain-containing protein — protein MESFFTDVSQDMASGVSLRDAGMMVPRLVAAVLLGTVLSLRPWRLLTGRSLPKVDMVQAQILLCTASAVITAVIGNSMAKAFGLVGLGGFVRFRSGLKDPRDAAILFLVIGLGMACGHGSLGLAAVGTVFVGLLLWVLELFEKKDKDASAGEPRPRMLVSAQADDLVGAEEWLRKALGERNVMVRACAMDFDGRRVELEVEEKEPGTIAAALSRASGGPVRGLRWMEMPAKKSGKEDRG, from the coding sequence ATGGAGTCGTTCTTCACGGATGTCAGTCAGGACATGGCCTCCGGCGTCTCGCTTCGCGACGCCGGCATGATGGTGCCCCGCCTGGTGGCCGCGGTGCTGCTGGGCACGGTGCTGTCCCTGCGTCCGTGGAGGTTGCTCACGGGCCGCTCCCTGCCCAAGGTGGACATGGTGCAGGCGCAGATCCTGCTGTGCACGGCCTCGGCCGTGATCACCGCCGTCATCGGCAACAGCATGGCCAAGGCCTTTGGCCTCGTGGGCCTGGGCGGCTTCGTGCGCTTCCGCTCGGGACTCAAGGATCCGCGCGACGCCGCCATCCTGTTCCTGGTGATTGGCCTCGGCATGGCGTGCGGACACGGCAGCCTGGGCCTGGCGGCCGTGGGAACCGTCTTCGTCGGCTTGCTGCTGTGGGTGCTGGAGCTGTTCGAGAAGAAGGACAAGGACGCCTCGGCGGGCGAGCCCCGGCCGCGCATGCTCGTGTCCGCGCAGGCGGATGACCTGGTGGGCGCCGAGGAGTGGCTGAGGAAGGCGCTGGGCGAGCGCAACGTGATGGTGCGGGCGTGCGCCATGGATTTCGACGGGCGCCGGGTGGAACTGGAAGTGGAGGAGAAGGAGCCGGGGACGATCGCGGCGGCGTTGAGCCGGGCCTCGGGGGGTCCCGTACGGGGATTGCGGTGGATGGAGATGCCCGCCAAGAAATCGGGCAAGGAGGATCGCGGATGA
- a CDS encoding serine/threonine protein kinase, producing the protein MNPQIFGKYQLIKKLATGGMAEVWLARQRGIEGFAKNVVVKRILPHLAEDREFVEMFRNEALIAAKFNHPNIAQVYEFGEANGTYFIAMEYIHGEDLGRVLRKAFNAGGWIAQPLAIRIVAAACEGLYYAHTRTDDAGRPLKVVHRDISPQNILISFDGSVKLVDFGIAKAADQASMTKSGAIKGKFAYMAPEQAAGKALDHRADIFAIGLVLYEMLTSERPLKRDMELATLQAALECNIPPPSQVADVPRELDSVVMRALAKAADDRYRDARQLQTSLEEFLVSQRWVAGSVQISELMEALFADRLEEEKRSGNPEPRSEGESVTASPAVPEFSPEEERPSARGASRNEPRASLTSAGKDVAWEAPPGEMQSSPRRTVVRQALKRTESSTIPMTDLEEEEWQAPQSTEVAPRRRTGQESPRRSLTSAPPVRQPSRVDVNRGGSPESGALRRPGSDSSSSVPRRTGIRPSEVAQDEAPRPSRAAMALRPRPVEDEEEDPERTMLPPPEPEPVRRRTGMAAQVAPPLSDSGVRRRTSSRAEMAEAPPIRRRTSALAKAPPPDEDSSPSIKLPVAAPPRRRSLPLGTVFGLVMIVALLAGGVLFRKPLMDMLSSTAMDGQGIFISLKTSTPVEVSVKHNSRCRSDAPITALGRTPLNNVSGAHLQDTLILENKQMGIHKEIEVPFGEPNEHKTLPDVEFKMGQVRLKLLPRTVSGVEIFRDGQKLGLYQPGLLFDLMEGTHHLVLQSPMLKEEILVDVDVKAHSIVEKEVNVSKLIQ; encoded by the coding sequence ATGAATCCACAAATCTTCGGCAAATATCAGCTCATCAAGAAGCTTGCCACGGGTGGCATGGCCGAGGTGTGGCTCGCGCGCCAGCGGGGCATCGAGGGCTTCGCCAAGAACGTGGTGGTCAAGCGCATTCTCCCGCATCTCGCCGAGGACCGCGAGTTCGTGGAGATGTTCCGCAACGAAGCGCTCATCGCCGCGAAGTTCAACCACCCGAACATCGCGCAGGTGTACGAGTTCGGCGAGGCCAATGGCACCTACTTCATCGCCATGGAGTACATCCACGGCGAGGACCTGGGACGGGTGCTGCGCAAGGCCTTCAACGCGGGCGGGTGGATCGCCCAGCCGCTGGCCATCCGCATCGTGGCCGCGGCGTGCGAGGGCCTCTACTACGCGCACACGCGCACGGATGACGCGGGCCGGCCCCTCAAGGTGGTGCACCGCGACATCTCGCCGCAGAACATCCTCATCAGCTTCGACGGCTCGGTGAAGCTGGTGGACTTCGGCATCGCCAAGGCGGCGGACCAGGCGTCCATGACGAAGTCGGGCGCCATCAAGGGCAAGTTCGCCTACATGGCGCCGGAGCAGGCCGCGGGCAAGGCGTTGGACCACCGCGCGGACATCTTCGCCATCGGCCTGGTGCTCTACGAGATGCTCACCAGCGAGCGCCCCCTCAAGCGCGACATGGAGCTGGCCACGCTCCAGGCGGCGCTCGAGTGCAACATCCCGCCGCCCTCTCAGGTGGCGGATGTGCCCCGGGAGCTGGACTCGGTGGTGATGCGGGCGCTGGCCAAGGCGGCGGATGATCGCTACCGGGACGCGCGGCAGCTCCAGACCTCGCTCGAGGAGTTCCTCGTCAGCCAGCGCTGGGTGGCCGGCTCGGTGCAGATCTCCGAGCTGATGGAGGCGCTGTTCGCGGACCGGCTGGAAGAGGAGAAGCGCAGCGGCAATCCCGAGCCTCGGAGCGAGGGGGAGTCCGTGACGGCGTCTCCCGCCGTGCCGGAGTTCTCGCCCGAGGAGGAGCGGCCCTCCGCGCGCGGTGCCTCCCGAAACGAGCCGCGCGCGTCGCTCACCAGCGCGGGCAAGGACGTGGCCTGGGAGGCTCCGCCCGGGGAGATGCAGAGCTCGCCCCGGCGCACGGTGGTGCGTCAGGCGCTCAAGCGCACGGAATCGAGCACGATTCCGATGACGGACCTCGAGGAAGAGGAGTGGCAGGCGCCGCAGTCCACGGAAGTGGCACCCCGCCGCCGCACGGGCCAGGAGTCTCCGCGCCGCTCCCTGACGTCGGCGCCTCCGGTCCGTCAGCCCAGCCGCGTGGACGTCAATCGGGGCGGCTCCCCCGAGTCCGGAGCCCTGCGGCGTCCGGGTTCCGATTCCTCCTCCTCCGTTCCCCGGCGCACCGGCATCCGGCCGAGCGAGGTCGCGCAGGACGAGGCGCCCAGGCCCTCGCGCGCCGCCATGGCGCTGCGTCCGCGGCCCGTCGAGGACGAGGAGGAGGATCCCGAGCGAACCATGTTGCCGCCGCCCGAGCCCGAGCCCGTGCGTCGGCGCACCGGCATGGCGGCCCAGGTGGCCCCGCCCCTGTCGGACTCCGGCGTGCGCCGGCGCACGAGCAGCCGCGCGGAGATGGCCGAGGCCCCGCCCATCCGCCGCCGCACCTCCGCGCTGGCCAAGGCGCCGCCTCCGGACGAGGACAGCTCGCCGAGCATCAAGCTGCCGGTCGCGGCGCCTCCGCGCCGCCGCTCCCTGCCGCTGGGCACCGTGTTCGGGCTGGTGATGATCGTCGCCCTCCTGGCCGGAGGGGTGCTCTTCCGCAAACCGTTGATGGACATGCTCAGCAGCACGGCCATGGACGGGCAGGGCATCTTCATCTCCCTGAAGACCAGTACGCCCGTGGAAGTCTCCGTGAAGCACAACTCACGCTGCCGCAGCGACGCGCCCATCACGGCCCTGGGCCGCACGCCGCTGAACAACGTCTCTGGCGCGCACCTCCAGGACACGCTCATCCTGGAGAACAAGCAGATGGGCATCCACAAGGAGATCGAGGTCCCCTTCGGCGAGCCCAACGAGCACAAGACCCTGCCCGACGTGGAGTTCAAGATGGGCCAGGTCCGGCTCAAGCTGCTGCCGCGCACCGTGTCGGGGGTGGAGATCTTCCGGGATGGTCAGAAGCTTGGTCTCTACCAGCCAGGTCTGCTGTTCGATCTGATGGAGGGCACGCACCACCTGGTGCTGCAGAGCCCGATGCTCAAGGAGGAGATCCTGGTGGACGTGGACGTGAAGGCGCACAGCATCGTGGAGAAGGAAGTGAACGTCTCCAAGCTCATCCAGTAG